In Silene latifolia isolate original U9 population chromosome X, ASM4854445v1, whole genome shotgun sequence, the following proteins share a genomic window:
- the LOC141617833 gene encoding uncharacterized protein LOC141617833, whose product MNVPKTVFIFWAFMHRRLLTKDRLARMGILADLTCDICANSNEDHAPLFYSCSYSVRCCSLLQQQLHISFNFSELVHWYSTARLPRLQRRFIGAYHVAMIYWIWMVRNEARVHSYVRRPEDVVNQILQDIHTRFLRLNLSVLHTKDLTWLQSLHLT is encoded by the coding sequence ATGAATGTGCCTAAGACTGTTTTTATCTTCTGGGCTTTTATGCATAGGAGGCTCCTTACCAAGGAcagattggcaagaatgggaatcCTTGCTGATTTGACCTGTGACATTTGTGCTAACTCTAATGAAGATCATGCTCCTCTGTTTTACTCTTGCTCTTACAGTGTTAGATGTTGCAGTTTGCTGCAACAGCAACTTCATATTTCTTTCAACTTCTCTGAACTGGTTCACTGGTACTCTACTGCAAGGCTCCCTAGGTTACAGCGTAGGTTTATTGGAGCCTATCATGTGGCTATGATCTATTGGATTTGGATGGTAAGGAATGAGGCTAGGGTCCATTCATACGTAAGAAGACCTGAGGATGTGGTGAATCAGATTCTGCAAGACATTCACACGCGTTTTCTGAGATTGAATCTGAGTGTCCTTCACACCAAGGACCTTACTTGGCTCCAAAGTTTACATTTGACATAG